In Leptidea sinapis chromosome 18, ilLepSina1.1, whole genome shotgun sequence, a genomic segment contains:
- the LOC126969473 gene encoding uncharacterized protein CG5098 isoform X2, with amino-acid sequence MMSGGSQHNPNGRQAQLGAGWSPLQVANLLARAPQAHMASDRGVTWHTPTPPPHLYHVPAPSPPDPLQAMKSATGNSVFRHTATPPEMYRHTATPPELYRHTPTPPDKHHMRHTPSPGDVKAGTVMQPTELYPHLGPSRDKLVRAEELLAYARGGVDLTVGSRNGSPHTPALSVRDAPTINSLIARHARPPHARVDALLERLSTAPVSPHSVIVHSRAAPTPSPPSSNEDSTDSCGAPPGSKRKRKPERTLRVPVPPPLGSVKCAPAEMTDAATPQSFPQDNPALENGDVHQNGPERTEKLDPAPEPHTRRKSRSGSAETIDDIAAMIANTEHTMPPEPLHIEPETPVTIDKLKSVLASPEPEKSPQSSPKPISSPPKTPVISPTKSPHTSPPKSPVKEELEEPASAAAPRRRNSESSNVPVESPSEAKPAESSETKTAEPTSASFVEVENQLEKMFAGIEEPPSTVENAPKNRKRRKSAPTKGEKASKRTNRRSTGDEAPRRKPPKKKGRKDGVAKDAYDSGSNASSSRSRGPYIQIVGRRDSPVSVAVVNATTEEERRTDEWRNSLKARGLHASTLGLRYDASTPDVSWLCAFCERGPHYNGLGDLFGPYTVDFNCEEYRSLDEASRQRFPSTDGGAEVWFHEACAVWAPGLVAAGSRLWGLASAVWSSRASKCAHCSTAGAPIACATRTCRARAHLPCATSNKWNLDDENFKAICPRHV; translated from the exons GCGATGAAGTCTGCTACCGGCAACTCGGTATTCCGGCACACCGCGACGCCGCCGGAGATGTACCGGCACACCGCGACACCGCCGGAGCTGTATCGACACACGCCGACACCGCCGGACAAGCATCACATGAG ACATACACCATCACCTGGTGATGTGAAAGCTGGTACTGTGATGCAACCAACCGAACTGTACCCGCATCTAGGGCCTTCTAgag ATAAGCTGGTGCGCGCGGAGGAGCTGCTGGCGTACGCGCGCGGCGGCGTGGACCTCACGGTGGGGTCGAGGAACGGGTCGCCGCACACGCCCGCCCTGTCCGTGCGCGACGCGCCCACCATCAACAGCCTGATCGCGCGGCACGCCCGGCCGCCGCACGCGCGCGTCGACGCGCTGCTCGAGCGGCTCTCTACTGCGCCCGTCTCCCCGCACTCCGTCATCGTGCACAGCCGAGCGGCACCCACACCTTCGCCTCCCTCCTCCAATGAG GATTCAACAGATTCCTGTGGAGCTCCACCTGGGTCGAAACGGAAACGAAAACCGGAGCGCACGCTGCGAGTACCGGTGCCACCTCCTCTAGGCAGCGTGAAATGTGCGCCTGCTGAAATGACCGACGCTGCCACACCTCAGAGTTTTCCCCAAGATAACCCCGCGCTAGAAAACGGTGACGTGCATCAAAATGGACCTGAACGCACTGAGAAACTGGATCCGGCTCCCGAGCCGCACACTCGAAGAAAATCACGATCAGGCTCGGCTGAAACCATTGACGACATTGCCGCTATGATCGCGAACACAGAACACACGATGCCCCCGGAGCCATTACACATTGAGCCAGAAACACCCGTCACGATAGACAAACTCAAAAGCGTCCTCGCGAGCCCCGAGCCTGAAAAATCTCCACAGAGTTCCCCGAAGCCTATATCCTCCCCACCAAAAACCCCAGTGATATCACCAACGAAATCCCCTCATACGTCACCACCGAAATCGCCAGTTAAAGAAGAACTGGAAGAGCCCGCAAGTGCGGCCGCGCCGAGGCGGCGTAATTCTGAATCGTCAAACGTGCCTGTTGAATCACCTTCGGAAGCAAAGCCCGCCGAATCGTCTGAAACGAAAACAGCCGAACCAACTTCGGCCAGCTTCGTCGAAGTTGAGAATCAGCTTGAGAAAATGTTTGCGGGCATTGAAGAACCGCCAAGTACTGTGGAAAACGCCCCGAAAAATAGGAAGCGAAGAAAATCCGCACCAACCAAAGGTGAGAAAGCATCAAAACGTACAAACAGACGATCGACGGGAGATGAAGCGCCGAGACGAAAACCGCCCAAGAAGAAGGGAAGAAAAGACGGTGTTGCCAAGGATGCGTATGATTCAGGGAGCAACGCTAGTTCTAGTCGTTCCAGAGGACCATACATACAG ATTGTGGGTCGGCGTGACTCGCCCGTTTCCGTGGCTGTTGTTAATGCCACAACAGAAGAAGAAAGACGAACTGATGAATGGAGGAACAGTCTGAAGGCCCGGGGGCTCCATGCCAGTACACTTGGTCTTCGGTATGATGCCTCCACACCGGACGTATCGTGGCTATGTGCATTCTGTGAAAGAGGACCTCATTACAATGGCCTTGGGGACTTATTTGGACCGTACACTGTTGATTTTAACTGTGAGGAGTACAG ATCACTTGATGAAGCCTCAAGGCAGAGGTTTCCCAGTACAGATGGTGGTGCAGAGGTTTGGTTTCATGAAGCTTGTGCAGTTTGGGCGCCAGGGCTGGTTGCAGCCGGGTCTCGGCTCTGGGGCCTCGCCTCTGCGGTGTGGAGTTCCCGGGCTTCCAAGTGTGCGCATTGTTCCACAGCCGGGGCACCCATTGCCTGTGCCACACGAACCTGCCGCGCCAGAGCTCATCTCCCCTGTGCTACCTCCAACAAATGGAATCTGGATGATGAGAACTTCAAAGCTATCTGTCCGCGTCACGTCTAG
- the LOC126969473 gene encoding uncharacterized protein CG5098 isoform X1, producing the protein MMSGGSQHNPNGRQAQLGAGWSPLQLQVANLLARAPQAHMASDRGVTWHTPTPPPHLYHVPAPSPPDPLQAMKSATGNSVFRHTATPPEMYRHTATPPELYRHTPTPPDKHHMRHTPSPGDVKAGTVMQPTELYPHLGPSRDKLVRAEELLAYARGGVDLTVGSRNGSPHTPALSVRDAPTINSLIARHARPPHARVDALLERLSTAPVSPHSVIVHSRAAPTPSPPSSNEDSTDSCGAPPGSKRKRKPERTLRVPVPPPLGSVKCAPAEMTDAATPQSFPQDNPALENGDVHQNGPERTEKLDPAPEPHTRRKSRSGSAETIDDIAAMIANTEHTMPPEPLHIEPETPVTIDKLKSVLASPEPEKSPQSSPKPISSPPKTPVISPTKSPHTSPPKSPVKEELEEPASAAAPRRRNSESSNVPVESPSEAKPAESSETKTAEPTSASFVEVENQLEKMFAGIEEPPSTVENAPKNRKRRKSAPTKGEKASKRTNRRSTGDEAPRRKPPKKKGRKDGVAKDAYDSGSNASSSRSRGPYIQIVGRRDSPVSVAVVNATTEEERRTDEWRNSLKARGLHASTLGLRYDASTPDVSWLCAFCERGPHYNGLGDLFGPYTVDFNCEEYRSLDEASRQRFPSTDGGAEVWFHEACAVWAPGLVAAGSRLWGLASAVWSSRASKCAHCSTAGAPIACATRTCRARAHLPCATSNKWNLDDENFKAICPRHV; encoded by the exons GCGATGAAGTCTGCTACCGGCAACTCGGTATTCCGGCACACCGCGACGCCGCCGGAGATGTACCGGCACACCGCGACACCGCCGGAGCTGTATCGACACACGCCGACACCGCCGGACAAGCATCACATGAG ACATACACCATCACCTGGTGATGTGAAAGCTGGTACTGTGATGCAACCAACCGAACTGTACCCGCATCTAGGGCCTTCTAgag ATAAGCTGGTGCGCGCGGAGGAGCTGCTGGCGTACGCGCGCGGCGGCGTGGACCTCACGGTGGGGTCGAGGAACGGGTCGCCGCACACGCCCGCCCTGTCCGTGCGCGACGCGCCCACCATCAACAGCCTGATCGCGCGGCACGCCCGGCCGCCGCACGCGCGCGTCGACGCGCTGCTCGAGCGGCTCTCTACTGCGCCCGTCTCCCCGCACTCCGTCATCGTGCACAGCCGAGCGGCACCCACACCTTCGCCTCCCTCCTCCAATGAG GATTCAACAGATTCCTGTGGAGCTCCACCTGGGTCGAAACGGAAACGAAAACCGGAGCGCACGCTGCGAGTACCGGTGCCACCTCCTCTAGGCAGCGTGAAATGTGCGCCTGCTGAAATGACCGACGCTGCCACACCTCAGAGTTTTCCCCAAGATAACCCCGCGCTAGAAAACGGTGACGTGCATCAAAATGGACCTGAACGCACTGAGAAACTGGATCCGGCTCCCGAGCCGCACACTCGAAGAAAATCACGATCAGGCTCGGCTGAAACCATTGACGACATTGCCGCTATGATCGCGAACACAGAACACACGATGCCCCCGGAGCCATTACACATTGAGCCAGAAACACCCGTCACGATAGACAAACTCAAAAGCGTCCTCGCGAGCCCCGAGCCTGAAAAATCTCCACAGAGTTCCCCGAAGCCTATATCCTCCCCACCAAAAACCCCAGTGATATCACCAACGAAATCCCCTCATACGTCACCACCGAAATCGCCAGTTAAAGAAGAACTGGAAGAGCCCGCAAGTGCGGCCGCGCCGAGGCGGCGTAATTCTGAATCGTCAAACGTGCCTGTTGAATCACCTTCGGAAGCAAAGCCCGCCGAATCGTCTGAAACGAAAACAGCCGAACCAACTTCGGCCAGCTTCGTCGAAGTTGAGAATCAGCTTGAGAAAATGTTTGCGGGCATTGAAGAACCGCCAAGTACTGTGGAAAACGCCCCGAAAAATAGGAAGCGAAGAAAATCCGCACCAACCAAAGGTGAGAAAGCATCAAAACGTACAAACAGACGATCGACGGGAGATGAAGCGCCGAGACGAAAACCGCCCAAGAAGAAGGGAAGAAAAGACGGTGTTGCCAAGGATGCGTATGATTCAGGGAGCAACGCTAGTTCTAGTCGTTCCAGAGGACCATACATACAG ATTGTGGGTCGGCGTGACTCGCCCGTTTCCGTGGCTGTTGTTAATGCCACAACAGAAGAAGAAAGACGAACTGATGAATGGAGGAACAGTCTGAAGGCCCGGGGGCTCCATGCCAGTACACTTGGTCTTCGGTATGATGCCTCCACACCGGACGTATCGTGGCTATGTGCATTCTGTGAAAGAGGACCTCATTACAATGGCCTTGGGGACTTATTTGGACCGTACACTGTTGATTTTAACTGTGAGGAGTACAG ATCACTTGATGAAGCCTCAAGGCAGAGGTTTCCCAGTACAGATGGTGGTGCAGAGGTTTGGTTTCATGAAGCTTGTGCAGTTTGGGCGCCAGGGCTGGTTGCAGCCGGGTCTCGGCTCTGGGGCCTCGCCTCTGCGGTGTGGAGTTCCCGGGCTTCCAAGTGTGCGCATTGTTCCACAGCCGGGGCACCCATTGCCTGTGCCACACGAACCTGCCGCGCCAGAGCTCATCTCCCCTGTGCTACCTCCAACAAATGGAATCTGGATGATGAGAACTTCAAAGCTATCTGTCCGCGTCACGTCTAG
- the LOC126969495 gene encoding diphthine methyltransferase-like isoform X1, with translation MGLWKTKLKWQTEYSADSVEWCPVQGYTDVLVCGTYQLDKAEEGNKEGKQNRLGRIYLFVVKADTTELSPLHSIDTAGILDQKWCYHKLNNHPVLGVVTADGFIEVHRLVDNDGVLTLELWLKESVGEDVLALSLDWSTNKTFSDHPYLVVSDSGGNVMVLQVEDDCLRIIGKWKAHNFEAWISAFNYWNDNLFYSGGDDCVFKAYDQRVAEAVAINRTHGAGVTTIRCHTDNEHQLLSGSYDEYVRLWDLRQLKRSVSEQDVTGGVWRLKWHPQHSGTIVAACMYGGFRLLRHTDVLHVVSEYLEHESIAYGVDWNYDQSCLVATCSFYDCKLHIAEVVLDR, from the exons ATGGGTTTATggaaaactaaactaaaatggCAGACGGAGTACAGCGCAGACTCCGTAGAGTGGTGTCCTGTTCAAGGGTATACCGATGTGCTGGTTTGTGGCACTTACCAACTCGATAAAGCCGAAGAGG gtAATAAAGAAGGAAAACAGAACCGTCTGGGCAGAATATATTTATTCGTAGTAAAAGCGGACACCACTGAATTATCCCCTCTGCACAGCATTGATACTGCTGGCATATTGGACCAAAAATGGTGTTACCATAAATTGAATAATCACCCCGTGCTTGGCGTAGTAACAGCAGATGGATTTATTGAAGTACATCGCTTGGTTGATAACGATGGAGTTTTGACTTTAGAACTCTGGTTAAAGGAATCGGTTGGTGAAGACGTTTTGGCGTTATCACTTGATTGGTCAACAAATAAAACATTCTCAGATCATCCTTATTTAGTTGTGAGCGATTCCGGTGGCAATGTAATGGTATTGCAGGTTGAAGATGACTGTTTAAGAATAATTGGCAAATGGAAAGCACACAATTTTGAAGCTTGGATATCTGCGTTCAATTATTGGAATGATAATCTATTTTATTCAG GCGGAGACGACTGCGTGTTCAAGGCATACGACCAAAGAGTTGCAGAGGCAGTTGCGATAAACCGTACTCACGGAGCCGGAGTCACTACCATAAGGTGCCATACAGACAACGAGCATCAACTGCTCTCAGGAAG TTACGACGAGTACGTTCGCCTGTGGGATCTGAGACAGCTTAAGCGTTCCGTCTCAGAGCAGGACGTCACTGGAGGTGTGTGGCGTCTGAAATGGCATCCACAACACAGTGGAACTATCGTAGCGGCTTGCATGTACGGGGGCTTCCGGCTACTGCGGCACACAGACGTTTTACACGTCGTCAGCGAATATTTGGAGCATGAGAGCATAGCGTATGGTGTGGACTGGAATTACGATCAGTCGTGTTTGGTTGCGACTTGTTCTTTCTATGACTGTAAGCTGCATATAGCTGAAGTGGTGCTGGACCGGTAA
- the LOC126969495 gene encoding cyclin-dependent kinase 2-associated protein 1-like isoform X2, with protein sequence MEAMDIQAVESKLSDVTVTAIPMNGKSTHKDLSHSTSSHATISTVPASSPSSVGKDKDNGVSKYAQLLAVIEEMGKEVRPSYSGSRSSAERLKRGIVHARILVRECLIETERSARQ encoded by the coding sequence ATGGAAGCTATGGACATTCAAGCGGTTGAATCTAAACTGAGTGACGTCACAGTTACTGCAATACCCATGAACGGAAAGAGCACCCACAAAGATTTGAGTCATAGCACAAGCAGCCACGCAACAATATCAACCGTCCCTGCGTCGTCGCCGTCATCTGTTGGCAAAGATAAGGACAATGGTGTATCAAAATACGCTCAACTTTTGGCTGTCATTGAAGAAATGGGTAAGGAAGTTAGACCTAGCTATTCCGGAAGCCGTAGTTCAGCAGAAAGACTCAAACGTGGTATTGTACATGCAAGGATCCTTGTGCGAGAATGTCTCATAGAAACTGAAAGGTCAGCAAGGCAGTAG